Proteins found in one Passer domesticus isolate bPasDom1 chromosome 8 unlocalized genomic scaffold, bPasDom1.hap1 SUPER_8_unloc_1, whole genome shotgun sequence genomic segment:
- the LOC135291582 gene encoding olfactory receptor 14J1-like: MSNSSSISHFLLLALADTRQLQLLHFCLLLGISLAALLGNGLIISAVACGHHLHTPMFFFLLNLALTDLGLIYTIVPKAMHNSLWHTSNISYSGCAAQVFFFAFFIASEFAFLTIMCYDRYVSICKPLHYGTLLGSRACAHMAAAAWACGFLNALLHTANTFSLPLCHGNALGQFFCEVPHILKLSCAHSSYREVGLLVVTFCLGFGCFVFIVFSYVQIFRAVLRIPSEQGRHKAFSTCLPHLAVLSLFLSTDTFVYLKPSSISSPSLDLALSVLYSVVPPALNPLIYSLRNQELKESLRKAMSGNPWEASMEALSLPVTFQLLNSLETLGK, encoded by the exons atgtccaacagcagctccatcagccacttcctcctgctggcattggcagacacgcggcagcttcagctcctgcacttctgcctcttgctgggcatctccctggctgccctcctgggcaacggcctcatcatcagcgccgtagcctgcggccaccacctgcacacgcccatgttcttcttcctgctcaacctggccctcactGACCTGGGCCTCATCTATACGattgtccccaaagccatgcacaattccctctggcacaccagCAACATCTCCTACTCAGGGTGTGCTGCACAGgtatttttctttgcctttttcattGCATCAGAATTTGCATTTCtcaccatcatgtgctacgaccgctacgtgtccatctgcaaacccctgcactacgggaccctcctgggcagcagagcttgtgcccacatggcagcagctgcatggGCCTGTGGctttctcaatgctctgctgcacacggccaatacattttccctgcccctttgccatggcaatgccctgggccagttcttctgtgaagtCCCACACATCCTCAAACTCTCCTGCGCACACTCCAGCTACAGGGAAGTTGGGCTTCTTGTGGTCACTTTCTGTTTAGgctttggttgttttgtgttcattgttttctcctatgtgcagatcttcagggctgtgctgaggatcccctctgagcagggccggcacaaagccttttccacctgcctccctcacctggccgtgctctccctgttcctcagcactgacACGTTTGTCTACCTGAAGCCctcttccatctcctccccatccctggatctggccctgtcagttctgtactcggtggtgcctccagccctgaaccccctcatctacagcctgaggaaccaggagctcaaggaaTCTCTCAGGAAAGCCATGTCTGG aaacccctgggaggccTCCATGGAggccctgtctctgcctgtgacattccagctcttgaacagcctggagactcttggaaagtga